The following proteins come from a genomic window of Miscanthus floridulus cultivar M001 chromosome 2, ASM1932011v1, whole genome shotgun sequence:
- the LOC136533252 gene encoding L-ascorbate peroxidase 1, cytosolic — translation MAKNYPTVSAEYSEAVEKARQKLRALIAEKSCAPLMLRLAWHSAGTFDVSTRTGGPFGTMKNPAELAHGANAGLDIAVRLLEPIKEEFPILSYADFYQLAGVVAVEVTGGPQIPFHPGREDKPQPPPEGRLPDATKGSDHLRQVFGKQMGLSDQDIVALSGGHTLGRCHKERSGFEGAWTTNPLVFDNSYFKELLSGDKEGLLQLPSDKALLSDPAFRPLVEKYAADEKAFFEDYKEAHLKLSELGFADA, via the exons ATGGCGAAGAACTACCCGACCGTGAGCGCCGAGTACAGCGAGGCCGTCGAGAAGGCCAGGCAAAAGCTCCGCGCCCTCATCGCCGAGAAGAGCTGCGCCCCCCTCATGCTCCGCCTCGC GTGGCACTCCGCGGGGACGTTCGACGTGTCGACGAGGACCGGCGGTCCCTTCGGCACGATGAAGAACCCGGCGGAGCTGGCGCACGGCGCCAACGCGGGGCTGGACATCGCGGTGCGGCTGCTCGAGCCCATCAAGGAGGAGTTCCCCATCCTCTCTTACGCCGATTTCTACCAG CTTGCGGGAGTTGTGGCCGTGGAGGTCACCGGTGGGCCTCAGATCCCCTTCCACCCCGGCAGGGAG GACAAGCCACAGCCCCCACCGGAGGGCCGCCTTCCTGATGCCACTAAGG GTTCTGACCACCTGAGGCAAGTGTTTGGCAAGCAGATGGGTTTGAGCGATCAGGACATTGTTGCCCTCTCTGGTGGCCACACCTTG GGAAGGTGCCACAAAGAGCGGTCTGGTTTCGAGGGGGCCTGGACTACAAACCCTTTGGTCTTTGACAACTCTTACTTCAA GGAACTTCTGAGTGGTGACAAGGAGGGCCTTCTTCAGCTCCCAAGTGACAAAGCCCTGCTGAGCGACCCTGCCTTCCGCCCTCTTGTGGAGAAATATGCTGCG GATGAGAAGGCATTCTTTGAAGACTACAAAGAGGCCCACCTCAAGCTCTCCGAACTGGG GTTTGCTGATGCTTAA
- the LOC136540151 gene encoding uncharacterized protein, which produces MTNTRRTTYEAAETGANGAGTGGGGSGNHGNNNEPPHEPHLPPPPPFTPEMFLAQLLGSQRNAEQSQKNMEDFLRTIANNVQRGNNQGGGMGVNQYSSFKDFMDTRPPVFKEATEPLDAEEWINTMEDKFRVLRMTEVLKTEYAALQLQGPAGMWWKHHRTTFPPNAQISWREFAEAFRGVYIPPGLTEMKLGEFLALNQGTKTVTQYLHAFNNLCRYAPDMVDIDAKRIASFKRGLNPKMMKHVGTNNHVRFNDFISDCLKQEKNNNASTAAKTCKRAFEGGPSQARAPMGGRPPYRPSAPGARFRPPQPRSQNFRGPQKPYKMVVQPNKAAATAVQGSSKGAVGSAGIVRGPCYNCDQPSHFSRFCPYPPKKKQQTYNTRVHSTTVDEIPEGEPVTSGSQTENPVVIPEEPEEQLEVQQQEVPEADEEDVEELPECPDHRPSSFERDVQMYYGYCINCLYPAMGDA; this is translated from the exons atgacaaacactcgtcgaaccacgtatgaagccgctgagaccggtgctaacggtgcggggaccggtggtggtggtagtggaaaccacggcaacaacaatgaacctccccatgaaccgcatttgccacctcctcccccatttacccccgagatgttcctcgcacagctgctcgggagtcagcgcaacgcggaacaatcccagaagaacatggaggattttctgcgcaccatcgccaacaacgttcaacgtggtaacaatcaaggtggtggcatgggagtgaaccaatatagcagcttcaaggatttcatggacaccaggccgccagtattcaaggaagcaacagagccacttgacgctgaggaatggatcaacacgatggaagataaattccgtgtgttgaggatgactgaggttctaaaaacggagtatgctgcacttcaattgcagggaccggcgggaatgtggtggaagcaccatcgcaccaccttccctccaaatgctcaaatttcttggagagagtttgctgaggccttccgtggagtctatattccaccagggctgaccgaaatgaagttgggagagtttctggcattgaaccagggcaccaagaccgtgacgcaatacctgcatgccttcaacaacttgtgtcgctatgctcccgacatggttgacatagatgctaaaaggatagccagttttaagaggggtctcaatccaaaaatgatgaagcatgtcggTACCAACAAccacgtcagattcaatgacttcatcagcgactgtctgaagcaggagaagaataacaacgccagcaccgcagccaagacatgcaagagagcctttgaaggtgggccgtctcaagctagagcacctatgggaggtcgtcctccatatcgcccatcggcacctggcgctaggttcaggccacctcagccaagaagtcagaatttccgtggacctcagaagccgtacaagatggtagtacaacccaacaaagcagccgcaactgcggtacaaggcagttccaagggagctgtgggatctgccgggatagtaagaggaccctgctataactgtgatcaacccagtcatttctcgaggttttgtccgtacccgcccaagaagaagcagcagacttataatactagagtgcatagtacaacagtggatgaaattccagagggagagcccgtcactagtg gatcgcaaaccgagaacccagtcgtcatacccgaggagcctgaggaacagctcgaggtgcagcagcaggaagtgccagaagccgacgaggaggacgttgaggaacttccggagtgccccgatcaccgtccgagctccttcgagagag atgtgcagatgtattacggctactgtatcaactgcctttatcctgcgatgggtgatgcttag